From the genome of Psychrobacter sp. M13:
AGCAACGCATGAGCCTATCGATAGCATGGATAGTATGGAGGAGAGCGCAGCGGCACAAGCTGAGGGCGGTATCAAAGCGATTGGTAATCAGCGTATTATCCCGTTTATGAGTATAGAGAAGCCGATGGGTATTCTATCTATCATCTTGGTGATTGGTAGTATCATCGCTATTGCAGTTAACGGTCTTAACTTCGGTCTGGACTTTACGGGCGGTGTCTCAGCTGATGTAGCATACGAGCAGCCTGTTGAGCAAGTTGCTGTCGTGCAAGCGCTTGCAGATAATGGCTTTGATGATGCGGTCGTACAGTACTTAGGGACGCGAGATGAGCTGCTTATTCGCCTGCCACCACAAGCGGATGATATCAGTGGCTTAAATACCAATCTTGAAAACGCCTTAGCGTTACCTAATAATCAAGTCGAAATCACCAACGTTAATATTATCGGCAGTCAGGTCGGTAATGAGGTTTATCTCAACTCATTAATGGCGCTAGCTTTAGCGCTGGTCAGTATGCTCGGCTACGTCGCGCTACGCTTCCAGTTCAAACTAGCATTAGGTGCTGTGTTATCGCTATTCCATGACGCTATCGTGACTATCGGGGTTTTTGCGCTGTTTGGTTTCCCCTTCGATTTGACCGTACTAGCGGCTATCTTAGCGCTGATTGGTTATTCATTGAATGATACCATCGTCGTCTACGACCGTATCCGCGAGAACTTCCGCCGTGTACGAGGCATCACCCCGCGTCAAACCCTTGATCTCTCATTGACCGAGACTTTGCGTCGTACTATTATGACCATCTCGACGGTACTATTAGTCGTGCTGGCTATGATGTTCTTAGGCGGTGACGGCTTGTATTGGTTCTCAGTGGCGCTATTTATTGGTCTGCTTGCGGGTACTTATTCTTCAACTTATATTGCCAGCTCTATTCCATTGGCAATGGGTCTATCGCGTGATGACTTTGTTGTAAAAGTAAAACCTGAGTTTGAAGAAGAAATCGTCACTTTCAATGACCCAAAAATGTTTGAGCAAGAGTAGTTATAATAATCCAGTAAAACGTTGCTAATGTTTGCAGCGTCTTATAAACACTCTATAAAAGCACCTATTCGTTAGGTGCTTTTATCTTTTTGCTGTTTTGTGCATACTGCTTTTGTATGCCGCTCTTCGTATACTAGTACAAGCGATTCTTTCATGACTCCAGTTGCCCCACCTAACACTCTTACTCCTATTGATACTCGCTATAAGCGTATCATTGCTATTGCTGTGCCTGTGATGTTGGCTAATTTGGCAGTGCCCCTGCAAAGTGTGATTGATACGGCTATCGTTGGTAATATGAATGACGCAGCGAAGCTGGCTGGCATGGGTTTGGCTATTCAGTTACTGTCGCTATTACTGGTCAGCTTTAACTTTTTGCAATATGCTTCTTCGGGATTATCTGCGCAGGCACTCGGACAACTGGCGAACAGCAATTATGAAAACGATAATAAGAATAATGTAGAAAACTCTATAAAATCGCAATCTCCCCTATTACCTATTTTGCAGCGAGCGCTACTACTGGCTTTTGTTATTGGCATGGTATTGCTGCTGGCAAAGCCTTGGCTAATTGATTATGGCTTGCAAGCTTTATCAGCCAATCCTGCCAGTGGTCTGGCTGCCAAGACTTATTTAGATGTGCGTTTTTGGGGCGTCATCGCTGAATTAATGAACTTTGCCTTTATTGGCTGGTTTGCAGGGCAAGGCAAGACCCGCTATATGCTCTATCAACAAGGCTTTATCGCCTTTGCTAATATTACTTTGACCTTGTTTTTTGTTTATGGTCTACAGATGGACTTGGTCGGTGTGGCATTAGGCACCACTATTGCGTTTTGGCTGGGTGTCGTATTAGCGTTATGGCTCAGTCGCCAACATTTAAGCATCAATTGGCAAGCCTTGTTCTCTATTGATCCAAAGCAGTTTACTCGCTTTAAAATGCTTAGGCTATTTATGCTGAATAAAGATATCTTTATTCGTACGCTGATCTTAACATTGAGCTTCGCTTGGATGACTCGCCTGTCAGCGCAGAGTGGTGATTTAGTGCTGGCGGCGAATGCTATTTTATTACAGATACTGAGTATCTCAGCTTTTGCATTAGACGGCGTAGCGGTATCTGCTGAAACCTTGACCGGTCAAGCAGCAGGTCGCCGTGATTGGAAGCGTTTTGCTATCATCGTCAAACGCACAGGTATCGTCAGCTATGGACTTGCTCTAGTGCTCAGCTTGATTTGGTGGGCTGCAGCACCTAGTTATTTGACAATGATGACTAATATTAGTGAGGTCTTTGATTTGGCGAACACCTATAAAAATTACGCTATTTTATTACCGCTGATAGGCGTTGGCGCATATTGGATGGATGGGATATTTTTTGGTTTGACCGCAGGCAGTGTCATTCGCAATGCGGCTATCATATGGGCGGCTATCTTTTTTCCGATTAGCTGGCTGCTTTATCAGCGTTATGATATGACCGGTATTTGGCTCAGTGTCTGGTGTATTTTGATCTTGCGCATGCTAGTGCTTGGGGTATATCTATATCGAGCACAGCGCACAGGCAGCTATGAGATTTTGCAGCCTGACCAATAATGGCTGTGCCATTCCTCATAAAAATTGAGAGTAAAGCTAAGCAAAGATGTCATGAAAATAGCAAATTTTCGGCTTAGATAAAATAATAAGTATATAGAACGCTAAAACCTAGGATATCAAGTGGAAACCTATTCGCAAGTACAATTACAGACGACTCAATGGGCACAAGGCTTCAAAAAAAGCATTCCTGTCGCCATGGGATACCTACCAGCTGGCATCGCATTTGGCGTGTTGGCGCAAGTGGCAGGCGTGCCTATATGGGCGACGATTATGCTTAGCATAGTTTTGTATGCAGGAGCCGCGCAATATGCTTGTTTGCCGATGCTGAGTGCGGGCTTACCTGTGGGAAGTATGGCGACTAATATTGCTGCTATTAATCTGCGTCATGTGTTCTATGCCGTGCCTTTATTACAAACCATGCCGACGCAAAAGCTCGCTAAGACTTACTGCTTATTTGCTCTCACCGATGAGACCTTTTCGGTGATGACCAGCTTGCCTGTCAACGAGCGCCGAGCGCTTATGTTGCCGATTAGTCTATTTAATCAAAGCTGGTGGGTACTGGCAAGTGCAATTGGGGTAATGATAGGTAGCGCATTGAATGATCTAGTGCCGAATTTGGACTTTGCTTTAGTATGTCTATTTGCCATTTTGGCTTATGAGCAATTTAAAATGATTAAACGATATTTCCCAATTATCATAGCCGTTATTAGCTTAGCTATCGCCTCCCTATTTACCAGTGATTGGTTATTACTCGTGGCGATTGCTATCTGTATGGTAATGATTTTAGCACGTGGATTTTGGTTAAAAAAAGTGGCTAAAAAAGCGAGGACTAGCAAATGACAAGTAGTTATTTAATCTTGGCAACTTTTGCGATGGCAGCTGTGACGTTTATTACTCGTGCAATACCTGCGCTGATACCTCAGAAGTTACTCGACAAGCCTTGGCTACATCGTCTTAACGAGAGCTTACCGTTATCGGTGATGGTCTTACTGATTCTAACCAGTATGAGTTATCTGGATTTAAATATAACCACTCGCATTGATAGTCCAGAGTTACATTTATTATTATCACAAATAGGCGCTTTGGGATTGGTATTACTCGTCTATCATGTCAGCCGTCAGCTACTGGTCAGCATGGTCGTTGGTATCGCTGCATTAAATGGTTTGCTTTGGGTGTTTGAGCGGTTTTTGGGTAGCTGAACCATAAATAGCTTGAGATGTTGTATCAACCTTTTAATAAAGTATATTGAACGTATCCCGCTCTTCAACGCTACTTATATTTATAAGTGCTTCGGTAATGAGTTAGATTGATTCTATATTTGTATTTTCATCAATGCGTTGCTAATAGATTAGTTTATATAGATCAAAATATTAATTTAGCTATAAAATGAACGTAGCTATTATTAGTTAGCTGTTGGTAGCTTCATCTAGCCTACGATCTAAACATAAAAATAGCAAAGCTTTAGAATTGCTAAAGGTTTGGGCTTCTATATTTCAATAAAACTCTTTTGAGTTAATAGTTTTAAATAAATAACAATATTTGGAGTAGTGCAAATACTAATGTCTATTTTGACTGAAAAAGTAATCGAAGACCTATGGTTAAATGAGAAATCTATCGCATATCTCGTTTGCAACGATATAAGTTATTGGATCTTAGATTGTAAATATCATTATCAACTAGACGAAGAGATTGAAGCAAAAGCTTTACTTGATAAAGGTTACATCACCTTGGAACTCTTTAATAACGGTTTAAAAAACTCAAGAGGTGGTATATCCAAGTTAAATAAGAAAAATTTCAATCAGTATTTGGCATTAGAAGAAACAATAATTTTAGAAAAATCCGATTTAAATGAAATTATTCGTCATGACTTTTCTTCAAAGAATCTAAATTATATTTATTCTAAGCTTGAATATGGTTTATCTTATAATAACGTGATTGAAGACGATCTTTTCCATGACATTAATAAAATAAAATCACGACTTCCAAGATACTATATCAATTTTGATCGTCAAATATATTTACATACGGACTATGATTTGAGTCCTGAAAGTTCGGTTTCTTACGATAATTGGTTAGCAACAAATGGAGACTTTAGCTATTACATTTCAGATAGAGATGTCTACTGGATTTTAGATAAACAAAACTTTTGGAAGGCTATGTACTTATAACTTATTTAATCAATTTAATAAAATATTATTTACAACAGTAAGCATAAAATATTTTGTCAAATTCTCGCAGACAAGACGTAACCCACTGTTGAATGTTTGAATTATAGATTTGGTGGGTTAAGCTATCGCTAACCCACCCTTGTATGATAAAAAGTGCCACTATTAGCGTACACTAATGGAGGCACTGTCGGCATAGAGTTGAACCCAGCCTTAGGTTTAAAACCTGTAACGTAGATAAAGCCTATGCCGACAATCCATAACACACATCTCGAATGGTATCCTAGGCACACAGTCGTGTAGCCCGAATCTACAAGGTTTAAGAGTACTATGGATCATACTTATTATATTGGCATTGACATCTCATGCAAGAGCTTTGATGCCGCTTTATACATCGACAACACCCACTATCAACATTTAAGCTTTGATAACACTGCCCAAGGCTTTGATTCGCTACTATCGTGGCTCGACAAAGCGCCCTCAGATTTGCGCTTTCTGATGGAAGCGACTAACGTTTATTGGGAACCACTGGCATATTACCTAAACGCTAAAGGTATTACCGTTAGTGTGATCAACCCTAAATGCATTAAAGGCTATGCGAGCAGTCTTAACATTCGTAGCAAGAGTGACATCGTTGATGCTAAGCTTATTGCTCGCTATTGTGCCAAAGAGCAGCCACAAGCGTGGCTACCCCCTAAAGAAGCAGAGCGAGGCTTGCTGCTAAAGCTACGTCAGCTTGAGCATTTAAAGTGCCAGCATCAATCTGAACAGGTGCGTAAAACTATGCTTAGAGACTGTGATGCTATAGCATCCTGTCAGCGAACACTTGACTTTCTAGCATCTGAAATCACTTTGATTCAAGCGACTATAGATGAGCTTATTGCCTCTGATGAGACGCTCAAACGTAATGCCAAGCTTCTAGCCTCTATACCCGCTGTTGGCAGGCTCACTGTGCCTTGGCTACTTGCCTATCTAGGCGATGGGTCTAAGTTCAAAAAGGCAAAACAAGCGACAAGCTTTGCAGGTCTCACTCCTATGATTCATCAGTCAGGAACCTCTGTTGAAAAGAAGCCTCGTATCTCTAAGATTGGTCATTCCGAAATTAGAAAGGTGCTGTATATGCCTGCTATGGGGTTCGCATTTGGCAAGTATAAAAATGGTGCTTATCAAAGCTTTGTCACTCGCTTAAACAGTCATGGCAAACCTAAGATGGTGGTGATCGTCGCTTTGATGCGAAAGATTCTATCCATCGCTCAAGCGGTTCTCAAAAACCAACAGCCTTTTAATGCTGCTTTACATAAAAATTGAGCTTTTAAGCTTGCTTTTTCTCATGGTATCTACGCTTTACTCAAGGACTAAGCTGAATTTGCCGAGGGTGAGCGAGGAAACAACGAAGCACAGCTTTTGCCGAGGGACGAGGCGTGAAGCTAAATATTAAAGAACGATAACCCAAGCCCCGCATATTTCACGACTATTAAAGAACTCAAATCTAGAGGCCATTCTTTTAAAACACAAAAAAGCTGGACTCACATAGAATCCAGCTTTTTTTATTATCAAAACTTTTATATCTAAACGCTTAGATCTCTTCAACACCCATCATATCGACTGGGGTGTCCGCGACTATTTGCATGCCCTTCTTGCCTGTTTTAGCCGTTTCACTACGCTGCTCTTGCAAATGATCAAGGTACGCTTCGTTGATCTGACCTGTGATATAACAGCCATTAAATACGGCACAATCAAAGCCTTCAACACGGCTATGCTTGGTATCTTTTACCGCATCGATCAAGTCATCTAAATCCTGAAAGATTAAGCGATCAGCACCGATAATTTTACGGACTTCCTCGACGCTATGACCTGAAGCAATCAGCTCACTACGTACAGGCATATCAATACCGTAGACGTTAGGATATTTAACAGGTGGCGCGGCACTAGCGAAGAATACCTTTCG
Proteins encoded in this window:
- the secF gene encoding protein translocase subunit SecF → MAIEQKGPTNKDNTPTSNSSGGGSNSGNEAAQEKARRRRNKPRRDGKGSNTQTNKSSVKADTTKSKKRGEKTSHSLAVQPPAATHEPIDSMDSMEESAAAQAEGGIKAIGNQRIIPFMSIEKPMGILSIILVIGSIIAIAVNGLNFGLDFTGGVSADVAYEQPVEQVAVVQALADNGFDDAVVQYLGTRDELLIRLPPQADDISGLNTNLENALALPNNQVEITNVNIIGSQVGNEVYLNSLMALALALVSMLGYVALRFQFKLALGAVLSLFHDAIVTIGVFALFGFPFDLTVLAAILALIGYSLNDTIVVYDRIRENFRRVRGITPRQTLDLSLTETLRRTIMTISTVLLVVLAMMFLGGDGLYWFSVALFIGLLAGTYSSTYIASSIPLAMGLSRDDFVVKVKPEFEEEIVTFNDPKMFEQE
- a CDS encoding MATE family efflux transporter, which gives rise to MTPVAPPNTLTPIDTRYKRIIAIAVPVMLANLAVPLQSVIDTAIVGNMNDAAKLAGMGLAIQLLSLLLVSFNFLQYASSGLSAQALGQLANSNYENDNKNNVENSIKSQSPLLPILQRALLLAFVIGMVLLLAKPWLIDYGLQALSANPASGLAAKTYLDVRFWGVIAELMNFAFIGWFAGQGKTRYMLYQQGFIAFANITLTLFFVYGLQMDLVGVALGTTIAFWLGVVLALWLSRQHLSINWQALFSIDPKQFTRFKMLRLFMLNKDIFIRTLILTLSFAWMTRLSAQSGDLVLAANAILLQILSISAFALDGVAVSAETLTGQAAGRRDWKRFAIIVKRTGIVSYGLALVLSLIWWAAAPSYLTMMTNISEVFDLANTYKNYAILLPLIGVGAYWMDGIFFGLTAGSVIRNAAIIWAAIFFPISWLLYQRYDMTGIWLSVWCILILRMLVLGVYLYRAQRTGSYEILQPDQ
- a CDS encoding AzlC family ABC transporter permease — encoded protein: MGYLPAGIAFGVLAQVAGVPIWATIMLSIVLYAGAAQYACLPMLSAGLPVGSMATNIAAINLRHVFYAVPLLQTMPTQKLAKTYCLFALTDETFSVMTSLPVNERRALMLPISLFNQSWWVLASAIGVMIGSALNDLVPNLDFALVCLFAILAYEQFKMIKRYFPIIIAVISLAIASLFTSDWLLLVAIAICMVMILARGFWLKKVAKKARTSK
- a CDS encoding AzlD domain-containing protein, with translation MTSSYLILATFAMAAVTFITRAIPALIPQKLLDKPWLHRLNESLPLSVMVLLILTSMSYLDLNITTRIDSPELHLLLSQIGALGLVLLVYHVSRQLLVSMVVGIAALNGLLWVFERFLGS
- a CDS encoding IS110 family transposase, which produces MDHTYYIGIDISCKSFDAALYIDNTHYQHLSFDNTAQGFDSLLSWLDKAPSDLRFLMEATNVYWEPLAYYLNAKGITVSVINPKCIKGYASSLNIRSKSDIVDAKLIARYCAKEQPQAWLPPKEAERGLLLKLRQLEHLKCQHQSEQVRKTMLRDCDAIASCQRTLDFLASEITLIQATIDELIASDETLKRNAKLLASIPAVGRLTVPWLLAYLGDGSKFKKAKQATSFAGLTPMIHQSGTSVEKKPRISKIGHSEIRKVLYMPAMGFAFGKYKNGAYQSFVTRLNSHGKPKMVVIVALMRKILSIAQAVLKNQQPFNAALHKN